The following nucleotide sequence is from Paucidesulfovibrio longus DSM 6739.
GGCCACTTCCCAGGAAAACTTCAAATGCTTCAGCCGGAACGCGGTATGGCGGTTCTCGCAGATGGAATTCACCAGATCGCGCAGGCGGAAGGGGCGGCGCTCCAGGCGCACGGCGCGGGCCTCGATGCTGGAAAGCTCCAGGATGTCCTCCACCACGCTGAGCAGCTTGGTGGACGCTTCCCGCGACATTTCCAGATATTTGCGCTGATCCGTGTTCAGGCCGGTGCGCAGCAGAAGGTCGGTCATGCCCACGATGCCGTTGATGGGGGTGCGCAGTTCGTGGCTCATGTTCGCCAGGAACTGGCTCTTGGCCCTGTCCGCGACCTCGGCCGCCTCCTTGGCGCGGGCCAGCTCCTGCTCGCGCAGCACGCGCTCGGTCACATCCTCGGCCGTGCCCGCCTCGCGGGCGTTGCCGCCCGTGGAGAGCACGGGGTAGCTCCGGCCGGAAACCCAGCGCATGGTCCCGTCCGGGCGGCTGACCCGGTATTCCACGACCTGGGGCTTGCCGTCCGGGCCAAGGCTGAGGCTCAGGGCGTTGCGGACTTTTTCGCGGTCGTCAGGATGGATGGCGTCGAAAAAAAGATTGGGGTCGTTCAGCACGTCTTCGACCGGAACACCCCAGATCTGGCTGAAGGCCGGGCTGAGGTAGATGAACCCGTTGGGCGAGCCGAGCCAGAACACGCTGCTGATGGACTCGGCCATCTGCCGGAAGCGTTCCTCGGCCTCGCGGCGGCGGCGCATCTGCGCGAACTCGCGCAGTGCCCGGCGGGCGATGTGCGGCATGTCCAGGAACGTGTCCGCCGACTTGACGACATAGTCCAGGGCGCCGGCCTTGAGCGCCTCGACCGCGACCTGCTCGTTGCCCTGGCTCGTCATCAGGATCAGGGGATAGCGGGGTTCCTCGCGATTGGGCGGAAGGATCTCGATGCCGTTGCCGTCGGGCAGCAGCCAGTCCGCGATGATCAGGTCCGGCACGCTCTCGTCGAGGGCGGCGCGGGCCTTTTCCACCGTGTCGGCCACGCGCAGCTCGAAGCGCGTCACCTCGCGGGAGAAGGCCTCCAGTATCAGCTCCGCATGCGCGCTTTCGTCTTCGATCAGCAGAATGTTGACGGGCTGCTCTTCCATGCCCTCCTCCCGCGCTGCTCTCCCTTGTTCTCTCATGCGCTATTCCACGCAGAATTCCACGGTGAAGGAGCCGTCCGGAGTGGTGAAGGGGATGGCCATGATCGGCGCGCTCGTGATGTGCTGGATGGTGTGGTTGTCGCCCA
It contains:
- a CDS encoding hybrid sensor histidine kinase/response regulator yields the protein MEEQPVNILLIEDESAHAELILEAFSREVTRFELRVADTVEKARAALDESVPDLIIADWLLPDGNGIEILPPNREEPRYPLILMTSQGNEQVAVEALKAGALDYVVKSADTFLDMPHIARRALREFAQMRRRREAEERFRQMAESISSVFWLGSPNGFIYLSPAFSQIWGVPVEDVLNDPNLFFDAIHPDDREKVRNALSLSLGPDGKPQVVEYRVSRPDGTMRWVSGRSYPVLSTGGNAREAGTAEDVTERVLREQELARAKEAAEVADRAKSQFLANMSHELRTPINGIVGMTDLLLRTGLNTDQRKYLEMSREASTKLLSVVEDILELSSIEARAVRLERRPFRLRDLVNSICENRHTAFRLKHLKFSWEVAESVPDEVEGDPTRLAQVLSNLLSNAVKFTDKGTVKVRVSLASRHRRGADELSEGAVVVLFTVQDTGIGIAQDKQKEIFESFTLAEDCMTKAYGGTGLGLSIARQLVEMLGGRLWVESALGEGSSFFFTTVLRLPGKKRKTDARSAAANEGGEAKLSILYAEDDATNRFVVTRYLEKLGHRVIEAEDGELALEALAKGGIDLVLLDIQMPKVNGLEVLDAIRKGEIASVPRSLPVIAVTAYAMESERESFMARGMDGYLAKPFEVEHLRDAIQRIHKKRT